In Bacteriovorax stolpii, a single genomic region encodes these proteins:
- a CDS encoding DUF2786 domain-containing protein yields MFLYSDTIKAFISRVREDVRDIVNNEMSLKMDRSRVLHKGILYPLNIIVFEDNSRLGYFDSRTYELGLSKKLMYTAHDRVLKNVIRHELAHFWAYIIHGPQVMHGEEFKAICRSFNWDTDVERAYSNVQIENDKIEGDLKTQKLLERLKKLLALSSSDNPHERELATLKANQLLLEHNLDMTRTQSKEDETVYVKRVLEASRKQTKHVAIYEILKTFFVSPVFNHGRGIFYLEVIGDKTSVELAEYVAHFLDHELEAMWKDVKKKNPTFKSIAAKNSFMRGVSKGYVEKIEDQKKKSAQSFELALIEKNLAHKLHTVYSRIGHSSMSAGTHHSGANAAGIESGRNLSIKPGISAGKSGKTLLLS; encoded by the coding sequence ATGTTCTTATACTCCGACACCATCAAAGCTTTCATCTCCCGCGTCCGCGAAGACGTGCGCGATATTGTAAACAATGAAATGTCGCTAAAAATGGACCGCAGCCGCGTCCTTCATAAAGGCATCCTCTACCCACTTAATATTATCGTTTTTGAAGATAACTCGAGACTAGGTTATTTCGATTCGAGAACCTATGAGCTGGGACTTTCGAAAAAACTTATGTACACGGCCCACGACCGCGTTTTAAAAAATGTCATCCGCCACGAGCTGGCCCACTTTTGGGCCTACATTATTCATGGGCCACAAGTCATGCATGGTGAAGAGTTCAAAGCGATCTGCCGCAGTTTTAACTGGGACACAGATGTCGAGCGCGCCTACTCTAACGTACAAATTGAAAACGATAAGATTGAAGGCGACCTTAAAACGCAAAAGTTGTTAGAGCGCCTAAAAAAGCTTCTCGCTTTATCTAGCAGTGATAACCCTCACGAAAGAGAACTTGCCACTCTAAAGGCCAATCAGCTCCTTTTAGAGCACAACCTGGATATGACCCGCACTCAGAGTAAAGAAGATGAGACGGTTTATGTAAAACGCGTATTGGAAGCTTCCCGCAAGCAAACGAAACACGTGGCAATCTATGAAATCCTAAAAACCTTTTTCGTCTCTCCCGTTTTTAACCACGGCAGAGGGATTTTTTACCTGGAAGTTATCGGCGATAAGACCAGTGTCGAGTTGGCCGAGTACGTCGCTCATTTCTTAGACCACGAACTGGAAGCTATGTGGAAAGATGTGAAAAAGAAAAACCCGACTTTTAAAAGCATTGCCGCTAAAAACTCTTTCATGCGTGGAGTTTCTAAAGGTTATGTAGAAAAGATTGAAGACCAGAAGAAAAAATCGGCGCAGAGTTTTGAGCTCGCTCTCATCGAAAAAAACCTGGCCCATAAACTTCATACTGTTTACTCACGCATCGGGCACTCTTCAATGAGCGCCGGCACCCATCATTCAGGGGCCAATGCCGCAGGGATTGAGTCGGGTCGAAACCTCTCGA
- a CDS encoding HAD hydrolase-like protein — protein sequence MKGMSKFVLFMSLFAFKSYAGDKKPWVYLDLGDTIVNTSDMKHIKYMKGAKEYIEDLKREGFKIGIISNIPEEWGLDYEQKLARLKEVISSGWDDQHAFDWSDYDQILLPLKNEEMKPAPTLFLKAINMAEGCPSLYVGESPKEIVAAKNSGMAAKLYEAQKEDSLIPVMEVKSFMAQNYKREYDQECLE from the coding sequence ATGAAAGGGATGTCAAAATTTGTGCTTTTTATGAGTCTTTTTGCTTTTAAATCTTACGCTGGAGATAAGAAACCTTGGGTGTATCTCGACCTCGGGGACACGATCGTTAATACCAGTGATATGAAGCATATTAAATATATGAAAGGAGCAAAAGAGTACATTGAGGATTTAAAACGTGAAGGATTTAAAATTGGGATTATCTCTAACATTCCTGAAGAATGGGGGCTCGATTATGAACAAAAACTCGCGAGACTCAAAGAAGTGATCTCAAGCGGCTGGGACGACCAACATGCTTTTGATTGGAGTGATTATGACCAGATTCTTTTGCCTTTAAAAAATGAAGAAATGAAACCAGCTCCAACTCTTTTCTTGAAGGCAATTAATATGGCGGAGGGTTGCCCATCATTGTATGTGGGAGAGAGTCCCAAAGAAATTGTGGCAGCTAAAAATAGTGGAATGGCCGCAAAACTTTATGAGGCCCAAAAAGAAGATTCTTTAATTCCAGTGATGGAAGTAAAAAGCTTTATGGCCCAAAATTATAAACGGGAATATGACCAAGAATGCTTAGAGTAG
- a CDS encoding PQQ-binding-like beta-propeller repeat protein, whose protein sequence is MDVLHWLISNHEAATRGLSPAIIPTVLIPLTALMVAMSSLATLVAGWFGLKLKAEGPKQLLEVLLKKRVLMSMIALNLLGLGIYKSFIYIKTMPSFMTTINWQSNKNAISSNEQYSDNLTRKHDYIGKITNAEATELKLQKEIKLPKGSFRSGAPSNQSLFFGSDDGFIYEVAQNSLKVNRKFFIGANATTRPIIYQKRLYSGEGNHLTHHARIYSFDLQTGKVFKVFKTKGHTEGQQLITKYQDKDIMLAPAGADGLYAIDPLTMKEIWHVNDGHIDATVTVEDNVVFLGTGVEKAKLSDRSYAVARDLLSSKIIWKKELPLSNWMHPVVSKNNVCYTLGEIYTPSTVGLLYCLDKKTGEPHFSIPFNAPIASLPYYIFSSDSNEEYVFLATMAGEVCGVSLNKKEKIWCKNTAKDISKSADLYALSSLEYDSKRGILWYPSPDNGIFGFSVTEGKEVARWTPGQNETPWSEHYASVNIEGDKLYHIDIDGHLRMLQLSSGRSSSKEHSSALAGK, encoded by the coding sequence ATGGACGTATTACACTGGCTAATTAGCAATCATGAAGCTGCGACAAGAGGTTTAAGTCCTGCAATTATCCCTACGGTCCTCATCCCACTCACTGCTCTGATGGTGGCCATGAGCTCACTTGCCACTCTTGTTGCAGGCTGGTTTGGACTTAAATTAAAGGCTGAAGGCCCTAAGCAACTTCTTGAAGTTTTATTAAAAAAACGTGTCCTCATGTCCATGATTGCCTTAAATCTCTTGGGACTTGGAATTTATAAAAGTTTTATCTACATTAAAACTATGCCAAGTTTCATGACGACAATTAATTGGCAGTCTAACAAAAATGCCATTTCAAGCAATGAACAATACTCCGACAACCTTACACGCAAACACGATTACATTGGAAAAATAACAAACGCTGAAGCGACAGAATTAAAACTTCAAAAAGAGATTAAATTGCCAAAAGGATCATTCAGATCTGGCGCTCCCTCTAATCAATCCTTATTTTTTGGCAGCGATGATGGGTTTATTTATGAAGTTGCTCAAAACTCTTTAAAGGTTAATAGGAAATTCTTTATTGGGGCCAATGCGACAACGAGACCAATTATTTACCAAAAAAGACTCTACTCAGGTGAAGGAAATCACCTCACTCATCATGCACGCATTTATTCTTTTGACCTACAAACTGGTAAAGTTTTTAAAGTGTTTAAAACCAAAGGGCATACTGAAGGCCAACAGCTTATTACAAAATACCAGGATAAAGACATTATGCTTGCTCCGGCCGGGGCCGATGGACTTTATGCTATTGATCCTCTTACCATGAAGGAAATCTGGCATGTTAATGATGGGCATATAGATGCGACTGTTACAGTTGAAGATAATGTTGTCTTCTTAGGTACGGGGGTTGAAAAAGCAAAACTTTCCGATCGCAGCTACGCTGTGGCCCGCGATCTTTTAAGTTCAAAAATTATTTGGAAAAAAGAGTTGCCCTTATCCAACTGGATGCATCCTGTCGTTTCGAAAAACAATGTTTGTTACACTCTGGGAGAAATTTATACTCCTTCAACTGTTGGGCTTCTTTATTGCTTAGATAAAAAAACAGGAGAGCCTCATTTCTCAATTCCCTTCAATGCACCTATCGCCTCTCTTCCCTATTATATTTTTTCAAGTGATTCAAATGAAGAATATGTTTTCCTGGCCACTATGGCCGGTGAAGTTTGCGGTGTGAGCTTAAATAAAAAAGAAAAAATATGGTGTAAAAATACGGCCAAAGATATTTCAAAAAGTGCAGACCTCTATGCACTTTCCAGTCTTGAATATGACTCAAAAAGAGGAATTCTCTGGTACCCCTCTCCCGACAATGGCATTTTTGGTTTTTCTGTCACAGAAGGAAAAGAAGTTGCCAGATGGACACCTGGACAAAACGAGACTCCGTGGTCTGAGCACTATGCTTCCGTCAATATTGAAGGAGATAAACTCTACCACATTGATATAGACGGGCATTTAAGAATGCTTCAATTGAGTTCTGGCCGAAGTTCCAGCAAAGAGCACTCGAGTGCTCTTGCTGGAAAATAA
- a CDS encoding PEP/pyruvate-binding domain-containing protein: MTIYFFNDIKKDHSFLGGKGFTLGLMKNAGFPVPDGLILDSLPGENEMNEIFQWWDKNNNQKLAVRSSAVGEDSSEQSFAGQNSTYLNIEKKSELEAAIKNCFSSINKKSSALYREHFLGNSKGVMNVVLQVMVDPLYSGVFFSTDPRTGEKGWIAESIMGLGEDLVSGKKTPMHFEEKQTGIKAPFDIENLVSTGMKVRDLFQVEIDMEWAIDKNNNLFVLQSRPITALSGKSETKRIVEDEIKRLKTHYKKETVWDGGTFAEWSGPPSELTFSIWKEAFSKDHAFSKALKKLGYIGIEQEIENPDHSLLERIFNKGYINISMLAPFYFGPIPYRMILNKSHENKPKLVFDLKQMTFKTFILTPFTMWRMLKVGLRLSTERNVWLKECTKEMVAFNDKCFRVQDANFYKEYSDDELLKTFKNEVSDFYNAHLLWPLLLVTLIETTSQNLKALLKGIDTDKNIDLMINKWMAQGLHTVTMDMNNEYKEALSDKNKQIFFLKKFGHRGPGELELANPRWSELADKAFFKNMPKTPSKENSLSYTVEADIDALKTYKKEIIKKEWLLLKEMLELREKWKMLLLSPYSHIRFIALEIARRNQLGDLIFWHSYKEIEDRKFDLFVASKRKTQSELCKTISLPTIVELEKIEEVLSGKIPNKSNIINGLALSPGLSYGEVRVVIDPDNADTDSWPENTILVAESTDPGWTGLFLKSQAIIVSNGGVLSHCAIVAREMSLPAVSEIKQCHLLLKDGDKVWVDGNNGRITLAN, encoded by the coding sequence ATGACGATATATTTTTTTAACGACATAAAAAAAGATCACTCCTTCCTTGGCGGCAAAGGCTTCACTCTAGGCCTGATGAAAAATGCCGGATTTCCTGTTCCAGATGGACTCATTCTAGACTCCCTTCCAGGTGAAAATGAAATGAATGAGATCTTTCAATGGTGGGATAAAAACAACAACCAAAAGCTTGCTGTCAGAAGCTCTGCCGTTGGTGAAGATTCAAGTGAGCAGAGTTTTGCCGGTCAAAACTCGACTTACCTCAACATAGAAAAAAAGAGTGAGCTGGAAGCCGCTATTAAAAATTGTTTTTCTTCCATCAATAAAAAATCCAGCGCACTTTACCGAGAGCACTTCCTGGGAAATTCCAAGGGAGTCATGAACGTCGTTCTGCAAGTCATGGTCGATCCACTCTACTCTGGAGTCTTTTTCAGTACTGACCCTCGAACTGGAGAAAAAGGCTGGATAGCAGAGTCTATTATGGGGCTTGGTGAAGACCTGGTTTCGGGCAAAAAAACACCAATGCATTTTGAAGAAAAACAAACGGGAATAAAAGCGCCCTTTGATATTGAAAATCTCGTTTCTACTGGGATGAAAGTCAGGGACCTATTTCAAGTTGAAATTGATATGGAATGGGCCATCGATAAAAACAATAATCTCTTCGTTCTTCAATCCAGACCCATTACCGCTCTTTCGGGAAAGTCAGAGACAAAAAGAATCGTAGAAGATGAAATAAAGAGATTAAAAACCCATTATAAAAAAGAGACAGTCTGGGATGGTGGCACTTTTGCAGAATGGAGTGGTCCTCCGAGTGAGTTAACCTTCAGTATCTGGAAAGAGGCCTTTTCAAAAGACCATGCCTTTTCAAAAGCACTCAAAAAATTAGGCTACATAGGCATAGAGCAAGAGATCGAAAATCCGGATCACTCTCTACTGGAGAGAATCTTTAACAAAGGTTATATCAATATTTCGATGCTCGCTCCTTTTTATTTTGGGCCAATTCCTTATCGTATGATTTTAAATAAATCTCACGAAAATAAACCCAAGCTTGTTTTTGATTTGAAACAAATGACCTTTAAAACCTTTATTCTGACTCCATTTACAATGTGGAGAATGCTTAAGGTTGGACTTCGCCTTTCAACCGAAAGAAATGTTTGGCTTAAAGAGTGCACCAAAGAAATGGTCGCTTTTAATGATAAGTGTTTTCGGGTTCAGGATGCCAATTTCTATAAAGAGTATTCGGATGACGAGCTATTAAAAACATTTAAAAATGAGGTCAGCGATTTTTACAATGCCCACCTGCTCTGGCCATTGCTTCTTGTGACTTTGATAGAGACAACTTCGCAAAATTTAAAAGCACTCTTAAAAGGTATTGATACAGATAAAAATATCGACCTTATGATCAATAAATGGATGGCCCAGGGTCTTCATACCGTAACAATGGATATGAACAATGAATACAAAGAAGCTCTAAGCGATAAAAACAAACAAATTTTTTTCCTAAAAAAATTTGGGCACCGAGGTCCCGGTGAATTAGAGCTCGCCAATCCACGCTGGAGTGAGCTGGCCGATAAGGCATTTTTTAAAAATATGCCAAAAACCCCCTCTAAGGAAAATTCACTTTCATACACAGTGGAAGCCGATATAGACGCTTTAAAAACTTATAAAAAAGAAATTATCAAAAAAGAATGGCTCCTCTTAAAAGAAATGCTGGAATTAAGAGAAAAGTGGAAAATGTTGCTTCTATCGCCTTATTCTCACATTCGTTTTATCGCGCTGGAAATCGCGAGAAGAAACCAACTAGGTGATTTAATTTTCTGGCACAGTTATAAAGAGATTGAAGACAGAAAATTCGATCTTTTTGTGGCAAGTAAACGCAAAACTCAATCAGAGCTTTGCAAAACGATCTCTCTTCCTACGATCGTTGAATTAGAAAAAATAGAAGAGGTTTTAAGTGGAAAAATCCCGAATAAGAGCAACATTATAAACGGGCTCGCTCTATCCCCTGGTCTTTCTTATGGTGAAGTTAGAGTCGTTATTGACCCGGATAATGCTGATACAGACTCATGGCCGGAGAACACCATCCTGGTTGCTGAGTCAACTGATCCTGGATGGACTGGGCTCTTTTTAAAATCTCAGGCCATCATCGTCAGCAATGGTGGAGTCCTCTCTCATTGCGCAATCGTTGCTCGCGAAATGAGTTTGCCGGCGGTAAGTGAAATTAAACAATGTCATCTCCTTTTAAAAGATGGAGATAAAGTATGGGTGGATGGAAATAATGGACGTATTACACTGGCTAATTAG
- a CDS encoding succinate dehydrogenase/fumarate reductase iron-sulfur subunit, with the protein MSLKLKIWRQKNSKDKGQMVDYNLDGVSPDMSFLEMLDILNNKLVREKGDQIAFDHDCREGICGMCSLMINGQAHGPQGGVTTCQLHMRKFKNGDEIVIEPWRAKAFPVVKDLMVDRSAFDQIMAAGGYVNVNTGNAPDGNSILIGHEEAELAMDAAACIGCGACVASCKNASAMLFVAAKVSQLALLPQGQVEAEHRALAMVEKMDELGFGNCTNEAECEAQCPKGIKLDNIARMNRGVVQGIFAARK; encoded by the coding sequence ATGTCTCTGAAGTTAAAAATCTGGAGACAAAAAAATAGCAAAGATAAAGGACAAATGGTCGACTATAACCTGGATGGCGTCTCTCCTGATATGTCATTTTTGGAAATGCTAGACATCCTTAACAACAAACTGGTTCGCGAAAAAGGTGACCAGATCGCATTCGACCACGACTGCCGCGAAGGTATCTGTGGAATGTGTTCTCTTATGATCAACGGACAGGCCCACGGACCACAAGGTGGCGTAACAACTTGTCAGCTACACATGAGAAAATTCAAAAATGGTGATGAAATCGTTATCGAACCATGGAGAGCTAAGGCCTTCCCGGTTGTTAAAGATCTTATGGTTGATAGATCAGCTTTCGATCAAATCATGGCAGCTGGTGGATACGTTAACGTCAACACTGGAAACGCTCCAGATGGAAACTCAATCCTAATCGGTCACGAAGAAGCAGAACTAGCGATGGACGCTGCCGCTTGTATCGGTTGTGGTGCCTGTGTAGCAAGCTGTAAGAATGCTTCAGCAATGCTTTTTGTTGCTGCCAAAGTTTCTCAACTTGCTCTTCTTCCGCAAGGACAAGTTGAAGCTGAACATAGAGCTTTAGCTATGGTTGAAAAAATGGATGAGCTTGGGTTCGGAAACTGTACGAACGAAGCTGAGTGTGAAGCTCAATGTCCGAAGGGAATTAAGCTTGATAACATCGCACGTATGAATCGTGGTGTTGTTCAAGGGATTTTCGCTGCTAGGAAGTAA
- a CDS encoding fumarate reductase/succinate dehydrogenase flavoprotein subunit: MTTPADKIKKLDGKVPAGAISEKWKNHKFHMKIVNPANKRKYSVIIVGTGLAGGSAAASLAELGYHVTTFCIQDSPRRAHSIAAQGGINAAKNYPNDGDSVYRLFYDTVKGGDYRAREANVHRLAEVANNIIDQCVAQGVPFAREYGGTLSNRSFGGSQVSRTFYARGQTGQQLLLGAYSAMMKEVNNGKVKSLTRREMVELVIVNGKARGIITRNLVTGEFERHMADAVILATGGYGNVFYLSTNAKASNASAAFRAYKKGAYFGNPCFTQIHPTCIPVSGDHQSKLTLMSESLRNDGRVWVPKKKGDTRKPQDIPEEERDYYLERIYPSFGNLVPRDVASRNAKNMCDAGFGVGATGLAVYLDFSSAIKRDGIDKIREKYGNLFDMYQQITDQDPYKTPMMIYPAIHYTMGGLWVDYNLMSNIEGLFVLGEANFSDHGANRLGASALMQGLADGYFVIPYTIGDYFASNKFEKLETSHPEFEKALKNSKEKYDRLLAINGTKTVDDFHKELGKVMWDHVGMARNEQGLKKAIDQIRSIRERFWKDVKVTGSNVDVNTELEKAGRVADFLELGELMALDALMRPESCGGHFREESQTEEGEAKRDDENYCHVAAWEYQGDGVEPLRHIEELKFENVKLTQRSYK, from the coding sequence ATGACAACTCCAGCTGATAAAATTAAAAAACTAGACGGGAAAGTTCCTGCAGGAGCTATTTCTGAAAAATGGAAAAACCATAAATTCCACATGAAAATCGTCAACCCTGCTAACAAGAGAAAATACTCTGTTATCATCGTTGGAACAGGGCTCGCTGGTGGATCTGCTGCCGCTTCTCTGGCCGAACTAGGGTATCATGTCACAACTTTCTGTATCCAGGATTCACCAAGACGCGCTCACTCGATTGCCGCTCAAGGTGGTATCAACGCTGCTAAAAACTATCCAAACGATGGGGACTCTGTTTACCGCCTATTCTACGACACTGTAAAAGGTGGAGATTACCGCGCTCGTGAAGCAAACGTTCACCGTCTTGCTGAAGTCGCTAACAACATCATCGATCAGTGTGTTGCTCAAGGTGTACCATTCGCTCGTGAATACGGTGGAACTCTTTCAAACAGATCTTTCGGTGGATCTCAAGTATCAAGAACTTTCTATGCCCGTGGACAAACAGGGCAACAGCTTCTCTTAGGTGCATACTCTGCAATGATGAAAGAAGTGAATAACGGAAAAGTAAAATCACTTACTCGCCGTGAAATGGTTGAGCTAGTTATCGTTAACGGTAAAGCTCGCGGTATCATCACAAGAAACCTTGTGACTGGTGAGTTCGAGCGCCACATGGCCGACGCTGTAATCTTAGCTACAGGTGGATACGGAAACGTGTTCTATCTTTCTACAAACGCTAAGGCTTCAAACGCTTCAGCTGCATTCCGCGCTTACAAAAAAGGTGCTTATTTCGGAAACCCATGTTTCACGCAAATTCACCCTACATGTATCCCGGTTTCAGGTGATCACCAATCGAAACTGACTCTAATGTCTGAGTCTCTTCGTAACGACGGACGCGTTTGGGTTCCAAAGAAAAAAGGCGACACAAGAAAGCCACAGGATATTCCTGAAGAAGAAAGAGATTACTACCTAGAGAGAATTTATCCATCATTTGGTAACCTTGTTCCTCGTGACGTAGCTTCAAGAAACGCGAAGAATATGTGCGATGCTGGTTTTGGTGTCGGGGCCACAGGTCTGGCCGTTTACCTGGATTTCTCTTCTGCAATTAAGCGCGATGGTATCGATAAAATCAGAGAAAAATACGGAAACCTTTTTGATATGTACCAACAGATTACAGATCAAGACCCGTACAAAACTCCGATGATGATCTACCCTGCTATCCACTACACAATGGGTGGTCTATGGGTTGACTATAACCTTATGTCAAACATCGAAGGTCTATTCGTTCTTGGAGAAGCAAACTTCTCTGACCACGGAGCAAACCGCCTTGGAGCTTCTGCTCTAATGCAAGGTCTAGCTGACGGGTACTTCGTTATCCCGTACACAATCGGTGATTACTTCGCTTCAAACAAATTCGAAAAGCTTGAGACATCTCACCCTGAATTTGAAAAAGCATTGAAGAACTCAAAAGAAAAATACGACAGGCTACTGGCAATCAACGGAACAAAAACGGTTGATGATTTCCACAAAGAGCTTGGAAAAGTTATGTGGGATCACGTTGGTATGGCGAGAAATGAGCAAGGTCTAAAGAAGGCCATTGATCAAATCAGAAGCATCCGCGAGAGATTCTGGAAAGATGTAAAAGTAACTGGATCAAATGTTGACGTTAACACTGAGCTTGAGAAAGCTGGTCGAGTTGCTGACTTCTTAGAGCTTGGGGAGCTTATGGCCCTTGATGCTCTAATGAGACCTGAATCATGTGGTGGACACTTCAGAGAAGAGTCTCAAACTGAAGAAGGTGAAGCAAAACGCGATGACGAGAACTACTGTCACGTTGCTGCTTGGGAATACCAAGGCGACGGCGTAGAGCCACTTCGTCACATTGAAGAACTGAAGTTTGAGAACGTAAAACTAACACAAAGATCTTACAAGTAA
- a CDS encoding succinate dehydrogenase cytochrome b subunit encodes MSSKCSCSYLNSVTKKQIMGVTGLLLCGFVLSHLLGNVLLVVGSDAFNKYSYTLTSNPLIYLAEAGLGLLFIVHTVMAIKLVLENKAARPIQYHSRKHSGRGATFASSTMPFTGIITLIFLILHLINLKFGSHYETEVHGVVMRDMYRTTIEYFQNPLHVLFYIVCVTSLGIHVSHGFWSAFQSLGLNHPKYMPKLKCAAWAFGILVSVGFSALSIFCYFQGAH; translated from the coding sequence ATGAGTTCTAAATGTTCGTGCTCGTACCTCAACTCTGTAACTAAAAAACAGATTATGGGTGTGACGGGTCTCCTTCTTTGCGGTTTCGTTTTATCTCACTTACTCGGCAACGTTCTTCTCGTTGTTGGAAGCGACGCTTTTAACAAGTACTCGTACACGTTAACAAGCAACCCGCTTATCTATTTAGCGGAAGCTGGTCTTGGTCTTCTTTTCATCGTCCACACTGTCATGGCCATTAAGCTTGTTCTTGAAAACAAAGCGGCAAGACCTATCCAGTACCACTCGAGAAAACATTCAGGCCGTGGGGCCACGTTTGCATCGAGCACGATGCCTTTTACTGGTATCATCACTCTGATCTTTTTAATCCTTCACTTAATCAATCTGAAATTCGGTTCTCACTATGAAACTGAAGTTCATGGTGTAGTGATGAGAGACATGTACAGAACGACGATTGAGTATTTCCAAAATCCTCTTCACGTTCTTTTCTACATCGTGTGCGTGACGAGCTTAGGTATCCACGTCAGCCACGGTTTCTGGTCAGCATTTCAGTCACTGGGGTTAAACCACCCTAAGTATATGCCAAAACTAAAATGCGCAGCCTGGGCCTTCGGAATCCTTGTTTCTGTAGGATTCTCAGCGCTTTCAATTTTCTGTTATTTCCAAGGAGCACACTAA
- a CDS encoding ATP-dependent zinc protease family protein, with translation MKDTDMQFVGWREVVSLPKFKLKDLRAKIDTGAKTSALHADSIEFININGKKYVKFLFITEDGKHHYIKSPFIEERAIKSSNGDKTIRPVVKTEIKMGKERFEIEVTLINRDLMGFKMLIGREALNGRFLINPAKHNLLKSKKEKTQ, from the coding sequence ATGAAAGATACAGATATGCAATTTGTGGGATGGCGAGAAGTTGTTAGTCTTCCCAAATTTAAGTTAAAAGACCTGCGAGCGAAAATTGATACAGGTGCTAAGACATCGGCCCTGCATGCAGACAGTATTGAGTTCATCAACATTAACGGTAAGAAATACGTCAAATTTCTCTTTATTACTGAAGATGGCAAGCATCATTATATAAAGTCGCCTTTTATTGAAGAGCGCGCGATTAAAAGCTCTAACGGTGACAAGACCATTAGACCTGTCGTGAAGACTGAAATCAAAATGGGTAAAGAGCGTTTTGAAATCGAAGTGACGTTAATTAACCGCGACCTGATGGGTTTTAAAATGCTCATCGGACGTGAGGCCTTAAATGGCAGATTCCTAATTAATCCGGCCAAACACAACTTGCTCAAATCTAAAAAGGAAAAGACTCAATGA
- the rimK gene encoding 30S ribosomal protein S6--L-glutamate ligase, translating into MKIGILSRNSGLYSTKRLVEAAKARGHEVEVIDTLKCYMDITSTKPMVHYQSRALDDFNAIIPRIGASITFYGCAVIRQFEMMGVFSLNESVAITRSRDKLRSLQLLSRKGLGLPVTGFAHSTKMTQELIKLVGGAPLVVKLLEGTQGKGVVLAETESAAESVIDAFREMDANILVQEFIREAKGSDIRCFVVGDEVVASMMRTAKPGEFRSNLHRGGTAKIIEITEEERKAALDATKALGLNLAGVDMLRSSRGPLIMEVNSSPGLNGIETATGKDVAGMIIEYLERMDKSSTETKGNG; encoded by the coding sequence ATGAAAATTGGTATTCTTTCAAGAAACTCAGGGCTGTATTCAACCAAGAGATTAGTAGAGGCCGCAAAAGCGCGCGGACACGAAGTCGAAGTCATCGATACACTTAAGTGTTACATGGATATTACTTCCACAAAGCCCATGGTTCACTATCAAAGCCGAGCATTGGATGATTTTAATGCGATTATTCCCCGCATTGGCGCGTCAATTACCTTCTACGGTTGTGCTGTTATCCGTCAATTTGAAATGATGGGCGTGTTCTCATTAAATGAAAGTGTGGCCATCACCAGAAGCCGCGACAAACTTCGCTCTCTACAACTTTTATCGAGAAAGGGATTAGGCCTTCCGGTGACAGGATTTGCTCACTCGACAAAAATGACTCAGGAACTCATCAAGCTTGTTGGTGGCGCACCTCTGGTTGTGAAACTTTTAGAAGGGACACAAGGAAAGGGAGTGGTTCTTGCTGAAACAGAATCGGCAGCAGAGTCGGTTATCGATGCCTTTAGAGAAATGGACGCCAACATTTTAGTTCAAGAGTTTATTAGAGAAGCTAAAGGATCTGACATTCGTTGTTTCGTTGTTGGTGATGAAGTCGTGGCCTCGATGATGAGAACAGCAAAACCGGGAGAGTTTAGAAGTAATCTTCACCGCGGAGGAACAGCTAAGATTATCGAGATCACTGAAGAAGAAAGAAAAGCAGCACTTGATGCAACCAAGGCCTTAGGGCTTAACCTTGCCGGTGTGGATATGCTGAGGTCATCACGTGGCCCTCTTATTATGGAAGTTAACTCATCTCCAGGTCTAAATGGAATTGAGACAGCGACTGGAAAAGATGTCGCTGGAATGATCATCGAGTATCTTGAGCGCATGGATAAGAGTTCGACTGAGACGAAAGGAAACGGCTAA